The Agrobacterium vitis genome has a segment encoding these proteins:
- a CDS encoding endonuclease/exonuclease/phosphatase family protein encodes MKIMCLNGWGGKLHNDLLSYLGLEAPDILCLQEVVNSPEAEKDWLTYRDRDHVLPQRANFFRDVADILPDHAAIFCAAAQGVLWDEGHPVPSQWGLATFVHKSLPIIGQAQGFVHKEFSPHGYGEHPRSRIGHAIRVYDFQQDRTICIAHMHGLRDLNGKADTPERALQAHKLMELASFVAMQDDALIVCGDFNVEPDSETFKILKKLALTDLVTTRGFKGTRTSHYLKSGKFADYLLVNENVRVLDFSVVTEPEVSDHCPLVLTI; translated from the coding sequence ATGAAGATAATGTGCCTCAACGGCTGGGGCGGCAAATTACATAATGATTTGTTATCGTACCTAGGATTGGAAGCACCCGATATTTTATGCCTACAAGAGGTGGTGAATAGTCCCGAAGCGGAAAAGGACTGGTTAACTTATCGGGACAGAGACCATGTCCTGCCACAGCGCGCGAATTTCTTTCGAGACGTTGCCGACATCCTCCCTGATCATGCAGCCATATTTTGCGCGGCGGCCCAAGGCGTTCTCTGGGATGAAGGGCATCCCGTTCCTTCTCAATGGGGCTTGGCAACCTTCGTTCACAAATCATTGCCAATCATCGGGCAGGCTCAAGGTTTCGTCCACAAGGAATTTTCACCGCACGGGTATGGCGAGCATCCGAGATCCCGAATTGGTCACGCCATACGTGTCTACGATTTCCAACAAGATCGCACAATCTGTATAGCCCATATGCATGGGCTTCGCGATCTCAACGGAAAAGCCGACACCCCTGAAAGAGCGCTACAAGCCCATAAGTTGATGGAACTCGCCTCCTTTGTTGCCATGCAAGATGATGCGCTTATTGTATGCGGTGACTTCAACGTAGAACCGGATAGCGAGACGTTTAAAATACTGAAAAAGCTTGCACTCACCGATTTGGTGACGACCAGAGGATTCAAAGGAACTCGCACGTCGCATTATTTAAAGTCGGGAAAATTCGCTGATTATCTGCTGGTCAACGAAAATGTCAGAGTCCTGGACTTTTCAGTTGTAACAGAGCCAGAGGTCTCAGATCACTGCCCGCTTGTATTGACAATATGA